A DNA window from Bacteroidales bacterium contains the following coding sequences:
- a CDS encoding glycosyltransferase family 9 protein yields the protein MKILIIQTASLGDVILSTALANSIKSEFPNYKIHFLVKKDYAAVFNDNPLIDKVLLWDKSRNKYSNLFKLLKKIRAKRYDVVINLHRFLSTGFLTAFSKGKVKIGYKQNPLSFLFNFRANHQRIGIHETVRNLNLANLYFKKMELKKPVLSVVKPKDEVLNIISDKKYITIFPGSLWKTKMFHVEGWQDFIKSIPLDLVVVFMGAGSDYNIAQQIITSRQENSYNFCGKTNILETAWIMKNAHMNFTNDSAPTHIASAVDAPVSTVFCSTIPDFGFTPISSNSNIIENIEKLNCRPCGIHGHKSCPEKHFKCATGIKTAQLLQNI from the coding sequence TAATTCAAACAGCTTCTCTTGGTGATGTGATTTTATCTACTGCACTGGCTAATTCTATAAAATCAGAATTTCCAAATTATAAAATTCATTTCTTAGTTAAGAAAGATTATGCTGCTGTTTTTAATGATAATCCATTGATTGATAAGGTTTTATTATGGGATAAATCCCGTAATAAATATTCAAATTTATTTAAACTATTAAAGAAAATTAGAGCAAAACGATACGATGTAGTTATAAATCTTCATCGGTTTTTATCAACAGGTTTTTTAACTGCTTTTTCTAAAGGGAAAGTTAAAATAGGATATAAGCAAAATCCACTATCTTTTTTATTTAATTTTAGAGCTAATCATCAACGTATTGGCATTCATGAGACTGTGAGAAATTTGAATTTAGCTAATTTGTATTTTAAAAAAATGGAATTAAAAAAGCCTGTTTTATCAGTTGTAAAGCCAAAAGATGAAGTTCTAAATATTATTTCAGATAAAAAATACATAACAATTTTTCCTGGTTCTTTATGGAAAACAAAAATGTTTCACGTTGAAGGTTGGCAAGATTTTATAAAATCAATTCCATTAGACTTAGTTGTTGTTTTCATGGGTGCTGGAAGTGATTATAATATTGCTCAGCAAATTATTACATCAAGGCAAGAAAACTCTTATAATTTTTGTGGAAAAACAAATATTTTAGAAACGGCTTGGATAATGAAAAATGCACATATGAATTTTACTAATGACAGTGCTCCCACTCATATTGCTTCAGCTGTAGATGCTCCTGTGTCAACTGTTTTTTGCAGCACTATACCTGATTTTGGCTTTACTCCTATTAGCTCGAATTCAAATATAATTGAAAATATAGAAAAATTAAATTGTCGCCCATGCGGAATACATGGACATAAATCTTGCCCAGAAAAACATTTTAAATGTGCTACAGGTATAAAAACGGCACAGTTATTGCAAAATATATAA